The proteins below come from a single Candidatus Bathyarchaeia archaeon genomic window:
- a CDS encoding homoserine dehydrogenase, whose protein sequence is MRIVLVGLGSVGRSLLQALDEAYAQMFEKRYGFYPRIVAVVDSRGAALNPSGLPLKKVLRAKMVEGTVGKMIGFGVLGLESNEVVDQVEAEVLVEATPTNLTDGEPGLSNIKKALINHMHVVTVNKGPLALAMPSLMELANHNKVQLRFSGTVGGGTPILKFGKECLEGDRVTSIKGVLNGTTNYILTKMDEEGVTMKEALTEAQSKGYAETDPSYDVKGLDTACKLVILANWVLRKRISLRDVAVTGIESVTEKQVLRARQEGRCVKLIGSAAGSFYVKPEALPRDHPLCVKGTLNAVSFQTQLGGEITVVGKGAGGPETACAIIRDLVDVKRTLTALQGGEA, encoded by the coding sequence GTGAGGATTGTACTCGTTGGCTTAGGATCAGTGGGGAGAAGCCTTCTCCAAGCCCTAGACGAGGCTTACGCTCAGATGTTTGAAAAACGCTACGGGTTTTACCCTCGGATCGTCGCCGTCGTGGACAGTAGAGGTGCGGCGTTAAACCCCTCTGGGCTCCCGTTGAAGAAGGTCTTACGGGCGAAGATGGTTGAGGGAACTGTTGGGAAAATGATTGGCTTCGGTGTTTTAGGGTTGGAGTCAAATGAGGTTGTTGACCAGGTTGAAGCCGAGGTGTTGGTTGAGGCGACGCCAACAAACCTCACTGACGGTGAGCCGGGTTTAAGCAACATCAAGAAGGCGCTGATCAACCATATGCATGTCGTCACCGTTAACAAGGGTCCCTTAGCCCTCGCCATGCCCTCCTTGATGGAGCTGGCCAATCACAACAAAGTGCAGTTGAGGTTCAGCGGAACAGTTGGGGGTGGAACCCCCATATTGAAGTTTGGAAAAGAATGCTTAGAGGGAGATAGGGTCACCTCCATCAAAGGGGTGTTAAACGGCACCACAAACTACATCCTCACCAAGATGGATGAGGAGGGTGTAACCATGAAGGAGGCTTTAACGGAGGCTCAATCCAAGGGGTACGCTGAAACCGACCCCAGCTACGACGTGAAAGGCCTGGACACGGCTTGCAAACTAGTCATCTTAGCGAACTGGGTTTTGAGAAAAAGGATCTCCTTAAGGGACGTCGCCGTAACGGGGATAGAGAGCGTTACGGAAAAACAGGTCCTCAGGGCTAGGCAAGAGGGGAGATGCGTTAAGCTCATAGGCTCAGCGGCCGGATCGTTCTACGTTAAGCCTGAAGCGTTGCCGAGGGATCATCCCCTCTGCGTCAAAGGAACCCTTAACGCCGTATCCTTCCAAACACAGCTGGGAGGGGAGATCACTGTTGTGGGCAAGGGTGCCGGCGGGCCTGAAACCGCGTGCGCGATAATCAGAGACCTCGTCGACGTGAAAAGAACGTTAACCGCCCTTCAAGGTGGGGAAGCTTGA